The following are from one region of the Salvia hispanica cultivar TCC Black 2014 chromosome 1, UniMelb_Shisp_WGS_1.0, whole genome shotgun sequence genome:
- the LOC125197491 gene encoding uncharacterized protein LOC125197491: MDQPKFIEEPISLSLISVLLHLGEIPNFSSPSSNNRHLSLSSHRCCSTAGTRRYCCSEREVSPPFLGEHCTTVISAPFASAAARPRSERSAAAVTVQLASSPAASGLSSSPVLRFCCLEVRRCVEVSPSPQLPSAWSSHRFATVRAAASPSHSLGFISVFNSSQVMATEWDGCW; the protein is encoded by the exons ATGGACCAGCCCAAATTTATAGAGGAACCGATATCTCTTTCTCTCATTTCTGTACTGCTGCACCTAGGAGAAATCCCCAATTTCTCTTCTCCTTCCTCAAACAACCGCCATCTCTCTCTGTCCAGCCACCGCTGCTGCTCCACAGCGGGTACGCGTCGCTACTGCTGCTCGGAGAGGGAGGTTTCGCCGCCATTTCTGGGAGAGCACTGCACAACCGTGATCTCAGCGCCGTTCGCCTCCGCAGCTGCTCGCCCTCGGTCAGAACGCAGCGCCGCTGCTGTCACGGTGCAGTTGGCATCGTCTCCGGCAGCCTCCGGACTCTCCAGCAGCCCCGTCCTCCGCTTCTGCTGTCTGGAAGTCCGCCGTTGTGTCGAGGTCAGCCCCTCACCGCAGCTACCGTCGGCCTGGTCCAGCCACCGCTTTGCTACTGTTCGTGCGGCAGCTTCGCCATCGCACTCCCTCG GATTTATTTCGGTGTTTAATTCCTCACAAGTAATGGCTACGGAGTGGGATGGATGCTGGTAG